The segment CAGCACTACGCTGGTCGTTGGGCGGCCAAAGAAGCGATTTTGAAATCGATGGGAACTGGTTGGGCAAAAGGAATCGCCTGGACCGACATCGAGATTACCAACGCGATGGGCGGCAAGCCGTTGGTCAGTTTGCACAACGCAGCGAGGGAATGGTGCGACAAGCTTGGGATCTCCGAAGTGCTGATTAGTATCTCGCACTGCAACTCGCACGCGACGGCTTTTGCGACAGCTGTCGGGCCAAATCCGGCAAATAAAATTGGTGAGTGACGAGCGTCACGATCCGTGAAGTTTCAGAGCCAATCGGGATTGTGCTCGCAGGGGGCACGCCGATTCGTTTCTGATAATCTTGCGATCGATGAGACGAAAAGCCAGCCCAGGCACTGTTTGCCAAATTGATTTTCATGTCGTCAACTGGCCAATCATGAGCGACATGCCGCTCACATTTACCAAACAGTGCCTGGTTTCATTGCTGCTAAACTGGAGTTTCCTGACGCTGCTATTGTGTCTGTTTGCAATCTACTTTTCTGGATGATGGGATCTGACGATGTTTCGAATTGCACTGGTTTGTTTTTTGGCCACGTTCCTTGCCGGTCTGGGGTCGGTGTCGGCTCAGGACGTTAGCGAATACGAAAAAGCTGTTTCGAGTTCGATCGCTTCAGGAACGCAAATTCCACTTTGGGAAAACGGAGCTCCAGGATTCGAAGATCGCAAAGACGAAGCGGAAGAGGCTGACGAGTGGTGGGTCAAGAACATTCACAACCCATCGCTAACCGTTTTTCTGGCTCCAGAGGAAAAGCGAACCGGTGCAGCGGTTGTTATCTGTCCGGGAGGAGGCCATCGTTTGTTGGTTGCCGGTGCCGAAGGTAATGAAGCCGCGGAATACTTCAACTCGATCGGCGTCGATGCGTTCGTGCTCAAGTATCGGCTTGGCCGAGAGGAAAACTCGCCGTACAAGATTGACGTGCATGCGAAACAGGACGGGCAGCGTGCCATTCGCTGGGTCCGCCATTTTTCAGATAAATTGTCCATCGATCCAGAACGAGTCGGTATCGTTGGTTTCAGTGCAGGCGGCGAGGTCGTGTCGATGGTTTGCTACGGTAGCCACGAAGGCATCAAGGATTCAGCTGACGCGATTGATCATCCTGGTTGCAAGCCAAACTTTCAGGTGATGATTTATGCGGGGCCGCTGGGCATTCCGGAAACGATTCCTGCTGATGCTCCTCCGGCGTTTATTCTGGTTGCCAATGATGACGGTGCGGCCAAAGTCGCGATTGAGCTGGCGTTGAAACTTCGATCCGCCAAGGTGCCGATGGAGTTGCATGTTTACAATCAGGGTGGCCACGGGTTCAACATGGGGAACCGCACCAAGCTTAAATCGATCAGTACGTGGCGGCATCGGATGGGCGATTGGATCGCCGACAGCGGATGGTTGAAGCAATAGGCGTCCGCTACTTCACATCTTTGT is part of the Mariniblastus fucicola genome and harbors:
- the acpS gene encoding holo-ACP synthase; the encoded protein is MNNVVGIGTDIIECSRIATMIEKHDALFLERVYTSWEIEYCSGRKSSIQHYAGRWAAKEAILKSMGTGWAKGIAWTDIEITNAMGGKPLVSLHNAAREWCDKLGISEVLISISHCNSHATAFATAVGPNPANKIGE
- a CDS encoding alpha/beta hydrolase, giving the protein MFRIALVCFLATFLAGLGSVSAQDVSEYEKAVSSSIASGTQIPLWENGAPGFEDRKDEAEEADEWWVKNIHNPSLTVFLAPEEKRTGAAVVICPGGGHRLLVAGAEGNEAAEYFNSIGVDAFVLKYRLGREENSPYKIDVHAKQDGQRAIRWVRHFSDKLSIDPERVGIVGFSAGGEVVSMVCYGSHEGIKDSADAIDHPGCKPNFQVMIYAGPLGIPETIPADAPPAFILVANDDGAAKVAIELALKLRSAKVPMELHVYNQGGHGFNMGNRTKLKSISTWRHRMGDWIADSGWLKQ